The proteins below are encoded in one region of Borrelia hispanica CRI:
- a CDS encoding DedA family protein — translation MYIILEFIDLNIAYAPIVFFGLLILAGLNIPISEDAIVIMGGILASRKNEYTILIFLGIFWGAYIGDIISFYIGRFLANKFLKQKTKTNNLLDKINYYYKRYGSLTLLFGRFIPFGFRNAIFISAGMGNMHSSNFFIIDLFAAMISITTYFTLSFKIGESFNTILPKIRFILLIIFIIIIILILLRYILKKKKPKKVDKLFE, via the coding sequence ATGTATATAATATTAGAATTTATAGATCTAAATATTGCTTATGCACCAATTGTATTTTTTGGATTACTAATTCTTGCAGGCCTTAACATCCCAATTTCTGAAGATGCAATAGTAATAATGGGTGGCATACTTGCTAGTCGTAAAAACGAATATACAATATTAATATTTCTAGGAATTTTTTGGGGAGCTTATATTGGAGATATAATTTCATTTTATATAGGTAGATTCTTAGCTAATAAATTTCTTAAGCAAAAAACAAAAACAAATAACTTATTAGATAAAATAAATTACTACTATAAACGCTATGGAAGTTTGACTTTACTATTTGGCAGATTTATTCCTTTTGGATTTAGAAATGCAATATTTATATCTGCAGGAATGGGAAACATGCATAGTAGTAACTTTTTTATAATTGACCTTTTTGCAGCAATGATATCAATTACTACCTACTTCACATTAAGTTTTAAAATAGGAGAATCATTTAACACAATATTACCTAAAATAAGATTTATTTTACTAATAATATTTATCATAATAATAATACTGATCTTATTAAGATATATTCTAAAAAAGAAAAAACCTAAAAAAGTTGACAAACTTTTTGAATAG